From one Armatimonadota bacterium genomic stretch:
- the ychF gene encoding redox-regulated ATPase YchF, whose translation MALRAGLVGLPNAGKSTLLNALSQARAATAPYPFTTIDPNRGVASVPDPRLEALARVLRPARVVPATVEVVDIAGLVRGASRGEGLGNQFLAHVREADVLLHVVRLFAAPEVAHVEGAIDPVRDAEIVEAELLLADLAQVERLRERAGPRARSGDVAARAEVEVLDRLREALARGIPARHALEGEELARLAPWRLLTAKPVLVVANVDGAASSAALEGLQRHAEAQGARLVALDARLEADLAELPAEEAAEFRRALGVDENASGVGRLLRATYELLELITFFTVLSQEVRAWPLRRGATALEAAGRIHTDMARGFIRAEVVPWEGLVAAGSLEAARERGLLRAEGRGYVVQDGDILTIRFAV comes from the coding sequence GTGGCCCTCCGGGCGGGGCTGGTCGGGTTGCCCAACGCGGGAAAGTCCACGCTGCTGAACGCGCTCTCCCAGGCCCGCGCGGCCACCGCTCCCTACCCCTTCACGACCATCGACCCCAACCGCGGGGTGGCCTCCGTCCCGGATCCGCGTCTGGAGGCGCTCGCCCGGGTCCTCCGTCCGGCGCGGGTCGTCCCCGCCACCGTCGAGGTCGTCGACATCGCCGGGCTCGTACGTGGCGCCTCGCGGGGCGAGGGGCTTGGCAACCAGTTCCTGGCCCACGTGCGCGAGGCGGACGTCCTCCTGCACGTCGTGCGCCTCTTCGCCGCGCCCGAGGTGGCGCACGTAGAGGGGGCGATCGACCCGGTGCGGGACGCCGAGATCGTCGAGGCGGAGCTGCTCCTGGCCGACCTAGCCCAGGTGGAGCGGCTGCGGGAGCGCGCCGGCCCGCGGGCGCGCAGCGGCGATGTGGCCGCACGGGCGGAGGTGGAGGTGCTCGACCGCCTGAGGGAGGCGCTGGCCCGGGGGATCCCGGCGCGCCACGCGCTGGAGGGGGAGGAGCTGGCCCGTCTGGCCCCCTGGCGCCTCCTCACCGCCAAGCCGGTGCTCGTCGTGGCGAACGTGGACGGGGCGGCCTCGAGCGCGGCCCTCGAGGGGCTGCAGCGTCACGCCGAGGCACAGGGGGCGCGCCTCGTTGCCCTGGACGCCCGCCTGGAGGCCGACCTGGCCGAGCTCCCCGCGGAGGAGGCGGCGGAGTTCCGCCGTGCCCTGGGCGTCGACGAGAACGCCTCCGGCGTCGGCCGCCTGCTGCGGGCGACCTACGAGCTGCTGGAGCTCATCACCTTCTTCACCGTCCTCTCCCAGGAGGTGCGGGCCTGGCCGCTGCGCCGGGGCGCCACGGCGCTCGAGGCGGCGGGGCGGATCCACACGGACATGGCACGGGGGTTCATCCGGGCCGAGGTGGTGCCCTGGGAGGGGCTCGTGGCGGCGGGCAGCCTCGAGGCGGCGCGGGAGCGGGGGCTCCTCCGCGCGGAGGGGCGGGGATACGTGGTGCAGGACGGCGACATCCTCACGATCCGGTTCGCCGTATAG
- a CDS encoding DUF951 domain-containing protein, which produces MAILKLYEGDVVRTRRPHPCGSDTWQVVRLGADVRITCTGCGRSVLVPRVKLERRIRQFVRRGPGYRPD; this is translated from the coding sequence GTGGCCATCCTCAAGCTCTACGAGGGGGACGTCGTCCGCACCCGCAGGCCGCACCCCTGCGGCAGCGACACCTGGCAGGTGGTCCGGCTGGGGGCCGACGTGCGCATCACCTGCACGGGGTGCGGGCGCAGCGTGCTGGTGCCGCGGGTGAAGCTGGAGCGGCGCATCCGGCAGTTCGTCCGCCGCGGTCCGGGCTACCGCCCCGACTAG
- a CDS encoding fused MFS/spermidine synthase: protein MLEVTVFTSGAVLLVLEIVASRVLAPFFGNSVYVWGSLIGVFLAGLTLGYFVGGRVADRWPSPVLFSALVFLAGALTFPIPYVARPLLGALVLAGFGPRAGSLLAAALLFLLPSVVMGTVSPFAVRLRARSVLTVGNVAGVLYALSTLGSILGTLLAAFVLINAFGVRAIIHGLGIILMLLAVAGLLTARRAVAAAATGGLAVALVAGGVAAGPVHAPDGVVFQRDTVYHQITVSDEGRVRYLKLDNYWQSGLDLDDPHRTVFAYSDYMHAPLLLVPRPERVALIGLGGGTVPRRFVEDYPQVQVDVAELDPEVVAAAYRYFDLPRTPRLRVIAQDGRLFLFTTPTRYDLILLDAYLIDTIPFHLATREFFELVAARLRPGGVAASNVIGALDGPDSRLFRAIYRTFRTVFPTVYVFPVGWHAYGSAASVRNIIIVGTHGAPLDAAALRARGAALAGTVVRVPGFPDVVASLYPHPVRTEDVPLLTDDHAPVDALIPRR from the coding sequence GTGCTCGAGGTCACCGTCTTCACCAGCGGGGCGGTCCTGCTGGTCCTGGAGATCGTCGCCAGCCGCGTGCTGGCGCCGTTCTTCGGCAACTCCGTCTACGTCTGGGGGAGCCTGATCGGGGTCTTCCTGGCCGGGCTGACCCTCGGCTACTTCGTCGGGGGCCGGGTCGCCGACCGCTGGCCCTCGCCGGTGCTCTTCAGCGCGCTGGTCTTCCTGGCCGGCGCGCTGACCTTCCCCATCCCCTACGTGGCGCGCCCGCTGCTCGGGGCCCTGGTCCTGGCCGGATTCGGCCCCCGTGCCGGCTCGCTGCTGGCCGCCGCCCTCCTCTTCCTCCTGCCGAGCGTGGTCATGGGCACGGTCTCGCCCTTCGCCGTGCGCCTGCGGGCCCGCAGCGTCCTCACCGTCGGCAACGTCGCCGGCGTCCTCTACGCCCTCTCCACGCTGGGCAGCATCCTGGGGACGCTGCTGGCCGCCTTCGTCCTCATCAACGCCTTCGGCGTGCGCGCGATCATCCACGGGCTGGGGATTATCCTCATGCTGCTGGCGGTGGCGGGGCTCCTCACGGCCCGGCGCGCGGTGGCGGCGGCCGCCACCGGCGGGCTGGCGGTGGCCCTGGTGGCCGGCGGGGTGGCGGCTGGTCCGGTGCACGCGCCGGACGGGGTGGTCTTCCAGCGCGACACCGTCTACCACCAGATCACCGTCTCCGACGAGGGGCGGGTCCGCTACCTGAAGCTCGACAACTACTGGCAGAGCGGCCTCGACCTGGACGACCCGCACCGCACCGTCTTCGCCTACAGCGACTACATGCACGCGCCGCTCCTGCTCGTCCCGCGGCCGGAGCGGGTGGCGCTCATCGGGCTCGGCGGCGGCACCGTGCCGCGCCGGTTCGTCGAGGACTACCCGCAGGTGCAGGTGGACGTGGCCGAGCTCGACCCGGAGGTGGTCGCCGCCGCCTACCGGTACTTCGACCTGCCGCGCACCCCGCGGCTGCGCGTCATCGCGCAGGACGGCCGCCTCTTCCTCTTCACCACCCCGACGCGCTACGACCTCATCCTCCTGGACGCCTACCTGATCGACACCATCCCCTTCCACCTGGCCACGCGGGAGTTCTTCGAGCTCGTCGCCGCGCGCCTGCGGCCGGGCGGGGTGGCGGCCAGCAACGTCATCGGCGCCCTGGACGGCCCCGACAGCCGCCTCTTCCGCGCCATCTACAGGACCTTCCGCACCGTCTTCCCCACGGTCTACGTCTTCCCGGTCGGGTGGCACGCCTACGGCAGCGCGGCGTCGGTGCGGAACATCATCATCGTCGGTACCCACGGGGCGCCGCTCGACGCCGCGGCGCTGCGCGCGCGGGGGGCGGCCCTGGCGGGGACGGTGGTGCGGGTGCCGGGCTTCCCCGACGTGGTGGCCAGCCTCTACCCGCACCCCGTCCGCACCGAGGACGTGCCGCTCCTCACCGACGACCACGCCCCGGTGGACGCGCTGATCCCGCGGCGGTGA
- a CDS encoding DnaJ C-terminal domain-containing protein, protein MEFKDYYKILGVERTADQKTISQAFRRLAAQYHPDVNKSRGAEERFKEINEAYQVLHDPEKRARYDQIYDAYQRGGVPWEQLFRGAYQQAPGGYTVTFGDLGDLEDLLGGGFSEFFQQFFGGLGARPGRRRAGRRPSAVEEVLRGAEARPQASAELELTLEEAFRGVRKPVTLQVDGTTRRLDVTVPPGVRDGQRLRLGGALDGGDLYLTIRIRPHPVFTRQGDDLLVEVPVSLPDALLGAEVEVPTLEGPVRMQIPPETQNGRTFRLRGLGMPRAGGGRGDQFVRVRVVLPERLTEEERRFFEEMRRRRAGGGRARAAGKV, encoded by the coding sequence ATGGAGTTCAAGGACTACTACAAGATCCTGGGCGTCGAGCGGACCGCCGACCAGAAGACGATCAGCCAGGCGTTCCGCCGCCTGGCCGCCCAGTACCACCCCGACGTGAACAAGAGCCGGGGGGCGGAGGAGCGCTTCAAGGAGATCAACGAAGCCTACCAGGTCCTCCACGACCCGGAGAAGCGGGCCCGCTACGACCAGATCTACGACGCCTACCAGCGCGGCGGAGTCCCCTGGGAGCAGTTGTTCCGCGGCGCCTACCAGCAGGCGCCCGGCGGCTACACGGTCACCTTCGGGGACCTGGGCGACCTGGAGGACCTGCTGGGCGGGGGCTTCAGCGAGTTCTTCCAGCAGTTCTTCGGGGGGCTGGGTGCGCGCCCGGGCCGCCGCCGCGCGGGGCGCCGGCCCTCCGCCGTGGAGGAGGTGCTGCGCGGGGCGGAGGCGCGGCCGCAGGCGAGCGCGGAGTTGGAGCTCACCCTGGAGGAGGCCTTCCGGGGCGTGCGCAAGCCGGTGACGCTGCAGGTGGACGGGACCACCCGCCGCCTCGACGTCACCGTGCCCCCGGGGGTGCGCGACGGGCAGCGCCTGCGCCTCGGCGGCGCGCTCGACGGCGGCGACCTCTACCTGACCATCCGCATCCGCCCGCACCCGGTCTTCACCCGGCAGGGTGACGACCTGCTGGTGGAGGTGCCGGTCTCGCTCCCCGACGCGCTGCTGGGGGCGGAGGTCGAGGTCCCCACACTGGAGGGGCCGGTGCGCATGCAGATCCCGCCCGAGACGCAGAACGGGCGGACCTTCCGCCTGCGCGGGCTGGGGATGCCCCGGGCCGGTGGCGGACGGGGCGACCAGTTCGTGCGCGTGCGGGTGGTGCTGCCGGAGCGGCTCACCGAGGAAGAGCGGCGGTTCTTCGAGGAGATGCGGCGGCGCCGCGCGGGCGGCGGGCGCGCCCGGGCCGCCGGCAAGGTCTAG
- a CDS encoding nucleotide exchange factor GrpE produces the protein MTEERKAPEELAPPSEPRDEVAAPEAPVEGPREGAVASPEATIEQLRAEVERYREEADHHWQQFLHAAADLENYKKQAARAREEAVARARRELLAVILGAVDNLERARAYAREAAVRAASPEGDVTAALAGLQEGLEITHRQILELLERFGVRPFAAVGRPFDPRLHEAIEAVPPDEAHPAGTVVEEVERGYLIGEDVLRPARVRVARAGDGA, from the coding sequence ATGACGGAGGAGCGCAAGGCGCCCGAGGAGCTGGCACCACCCAGCGAGCCCCGCGACGAGGTGGCCGCACCGGAGGCGCCGGTGGAGGGGCCGCGGGAGGGCGCGGTCGCCTCACCTGAGGCGACCATCGAGCAGCTGCGCGCCGAGGTGGAGCGCTACCGCGAGGAGGCGGACCACCACTGGCAGCAGTTCCTCCACGCGGCCGCCGACCTGGAGAACTACAAGAAGCAGGCGGCGCGGGCGCGGGAGGAGGCGGTGGCGCGGGCGCGGCGCGAGCTGCTGGCCGTGATCCTGGGAGCGGTGGACAACCTGGAGCGGGCCCGCGCCTACGCCCGAGAGGCGGCGGTGCGGGCGGCGTCGCCTGAGGGGGACGTCACCGCGGCCCTGGCCGGCCTGCAGGAGGGGCTGGAGATCACCCACCGGCAGATCCTCGAGCTCCTGGAGCGGTTCGGGGTGCGGCCGTTTGCGGCCGTCGGCCGGCCCTTCGACCCGCGCCTCCACGAGGCCATCGAGGCCGTGCCGCCCGACGAGGCCCATCCTGCCGGCACGGTGGTCGAGGAGGTGGAGCGCGGGTACCTGATCGGGGAGGACGTGCTGCGCCCCGCGCGGGTCCGGGTGGCCCGCGCGGGCGACGGCGCCTGA
- the clpB gene encoding ATP-dependent chaperone ClpB, with product MASRFERFTERSQEALITAQQEARQRQHPQVDVEHLLLALVDQPDGVVPRILQAIQVDPRVVRTRLVHELDRRPQVQGAGVGEGMYVSPRLQRVLTDAQDAAQRLGDEYISTEHLLLAAVRDTEDPAARLLADAGATPERILQGLQQVRGHQRVTDPHPESKYQVLERYGRDLTALAAQGKLDPVIGRDEEIRRVIHVLSRRTKNNPVLIGDPGVGKTAIVEGLAQRIVRGDVPEGLKHKRIFQLDLGALVAGTKYRGEFEDRLKAVLREIQQSRGDIILFIDELHTVVGAGAAEGAIDAANMLKPMLARGELHTIGATTLDEYRRHIEKDAALERRFQPVFVGEPSVEDTISILRGLKERYEVHHGVRITDSAVIAAAVLSDRYISDRFLPDKAIDLIDEAAARLRMEIDSKPQELDEVDRRIMQLEIEREALRREEDPASRERLAGIERELDELRARSEALRRQWEREKRAIQAIRETKQRIEETRRQIEEAERRADLEQAARLRYGVIPDLERQLREQEAELARVQGGRRLLKEEVTAEDIAEVVARWTGIPVQRLMEGEMAKLLHLEERLHERVVGQDEAVQAVADAIRRARAGLKDPRRPIGSFLFLGPTGVGKTELARALAQVLFDAEEAMVRLDMSEYQERHTVSRLIGAPPGYVGYEEGGQLTEAVRRRPYRVILLDEIEKAHPDVFNLLLQVLDDGRLTDGHGRTVDFKNTVLIMTSNLGSRYLLHLDPEDEAGYQMARVQVLDEVRRTFRPEFLNRIDEIIVFRPLSRPQLRTIVDLQLRDLRQRLAGMKVGLEVTEAAKDYLAREGYSPEFGARPLRRLIQRAVENPLARRILAGELKEGDVAVVDLQAGELVFTRREAVPAASG from the coding sequence ATGGCCAGCCGGTTCGAGCGGTTCACAGAGCGGTCCCAGGAGGCGCTGATCACGGCCCAGCAGGAGGCCCGGCAGCGCCAGCACCCGCAGGTGGACGTGGAGCACCTCCTGCTGGCGCTGGTGGACCAGCCGGACGGCGTCGTCCCCCGCATCCTGCAGGCCATTCAGGTGGATCCGCGCGTGGTGCGCACGCGCCTGGTGCACGAGCTCGACCGCCGGCCGCAGGTGCAGGGGGCGGGCGTGGGCGAGGGGATGTACGTTTCGCCGCGCCTGCAGCGCGTCCTCACCGACGCCCAGGACGCTGCCCAGCGGCTGGGTGACGAGTACATCAGCACGGAGCACCTGCTGCTGGCGGCCGTGCGCGACACCGAGGACCCCGCGGCGCGGCTCCTGGCCGACGCCGGCGCCACCCCGGAGCGGATCCTCCAGGGGTTGCAGCAGGTGCGCGGCCACCAGCGCGTCACCGACCCCCACCCGGAGTCGAAGTACCAGGTGCTGGAGCGGTACGGCCGCGACCTCACCGCCCTGGCCGCCCAGGGCAAGCTCGACCCGGTGATCGGCCGCGACGAGGAGATCCGCCGCGTCATCCACGTCCTCAGCCGGCGCACCAAGAACAACCCGGTGCTCATCGGCGACCCCGGCGTGGGCAAGACGGCCATCGTCGAGGGGCTGGCCCAGCGCATCGTGCGCGGGGACGTCCCCGAAGGGCTCAAGCACAAGCGCATCTTCCAGCTCGACCTGGGGGCGCTGGTGGCCGGGACGAAGTACCGGGGGGAGTTCGAGGACCGCCTGAAGGCGGTGCTGCGGGAGATCCAGCAGAGCCGGGGGGACATCATCCTCTTCATCGACGAGCTGCACACCGTGGTGGGCGCGGGGGCGGCGGAGGGGGCCATCGACGCCGCCAACATGCTCAAGCCCATGCTGGCCCGCGGCGAGCTGCACACCATCGGCGCCACCACCCTGGACGAGTACCGCCGGCACATCGAGAAGGACGCGGCCCTGGAGCGGCGCTTCCAGCCGGTCTTCGTGGGCGAGCCGTCGGTGGAGGACACCATTTCCATCCTGCGCGGCCTCAAGGAGCGGTACGAGGTCCACCACGGGGTCCGGATCACCGACTCGGCGGTGATCGCCGCGGCCGTGCTCTCCGACCGCTACATCAGCGACCGCTTCCTGCCGGACAAGGCCATCGACCTCATCGACGAGGCCGCAGCCCGGCTGCGCATGGAGATCGACAGCAAGCCCCAGGAGCTCGACGAGGTCGACCGGCGCATCATGCAGCTGGAGATCGAGCGGGAGGCGCTACGGCGCGAGGAGGACCCGGCCAGCCGCGAGCGACTGGCCGGGATCGAGCGCGAGCTGGACGAGCTGCGCGCGCGATCAGAGGCCCTCCGCCGGCAGTGGGAGCGGGAGAAGCGGGCCATCCAGGCCATCCGCGAGACCAAGCAGCGCATCGAGGAGACCCGCCGCCAGATCGAGGAGGCGGAGCGGCGCGCCGACCTGGAGCAGGCGGCCCGGCTGCGCTACGGCGTCATCCCCGACCTGGAGCGCCAGCTGCGCGAGCAGGAGGCGGAGCTGGCCCGGGTCCAGGGCGGCCGCCGGCTCCTCAAGGAGGAGGTGACGGCGGAGGACATCGCCGAGGTGGTGGCCCGCTGGACGGGCATCCCCGTACAGCGCCTCATGGAGGGGGAGATGGCCAAGCTCCTCCACCTGGAGGAGCGGCTGCACGAGCGGGTGGTGGGGCAGGACGAGGCGGTGCAGGCGGTGGCGGACGCCATCCGCCGCGCCCGCGCCGGGCTGAAGGACCCGCGCCGCCCCATCGGCTCCTTCCTCTTCCTCGGGCCCACCGGCGTGGGGAAGACGGAGCTGGCCCGCGCCCTGGCCCAGGTCCTCTTCGACGCCGAGGAGGCCATGGTGCGCCTGGACATGTCCGAGTACCAGGAGCGCCACACGGTCAGCCGCCTTATCGGCGCCCCGCCGGGCTACGTGGGCTACGAGGAGGGCGGGCAGCTCACCGAGGCGGTGCGCCGGCGGCCCTACCGGGTGATCCTGCTCGACGAGATCGAGAAGGCCCACCCCGACGTCTTCAACCTCCTCCTGCAGGTGCTGGACGACGGCCGCCTGACCGACGGGCACGGCCGCACGGTGGACTTCAAGAACACCGTGCTGATCATGACGAGCAACCTGGGCAGCCGCTACCTGCTCCACCTCGACCCGGAGGACGAGGCCGGCTACCAGATGGCGCGCGTCCAGGTGCTCGACGAGGTGCGCCGCACCTTCCGGCCGGAGTTCCTCAACCGCATCGACGAGATCATCGTCTTCCGGCCGCTCTCGCGGCCGCAGCTGCGCACCATCGTCGACCTGCAGCTGCGCGACCTGCGCCAGCGGCTCGCCGGGATGAAGGTGGGCCTGGAGGTGACCGAGGCGGCGAAGGACTACCTGGCCCGGGAGGGCTACAGCCCGGAGTTCGGGGCGCGGCCGCTGCGGCGGCTCATCCAGCGGGCGGTGGAGAACCCGCTGGCCCGCCGCATCCTGGCCGGGGAGCTGAAGGAAGGCGACGTGGCCGTGGTGGACCTCCAGGCCGGGGAGCTGGTCTTCACGCGCCGCGAAGCGGTGCCGGCGGCGTCGGGATGA
- the dnaK gene encoding molecular chaperone DnaK yields the protein MARVVGIDLGTTNSVIATMIGGEPQVIPNAEGGRITPSVVAFTKTGERLVGQMAKRQAILNPENTVYSIKRFMGRRYTEVETERRMVPYKVEEGPNGMAVVRIPAAGKTFTPEEISAMILQKLKTDAEAYLGEKITEAVITVPAYFNDAQRTATKNAGEIAGLKVLRIINEPTASALAYGLDKKGAETVLVFDLGGGTFDVTILEIGEGVFEVKATSGDTHLGGDDWDERIVNWLADEFRREHGIDLRKDRQALQRLREAAERAKVELSTVVQTTINLPFITADATGPKHLDYVLTRSKFEELTADLVERCIGPVKQALSDAKMTEKDIHEVILVGGATRMPMIQELVRRLLGKEPNKGVNPDEVVAVGAAIQAGVLAGEVRDVVLLDVTPLSLGVETLGGVMTVLIPRNTTIPTRKSEVFTTAQDGQTQVEVHVLQGERPMARDNRTLGRFILDGIPPAPRGVPQIEVTFDIDANGILNVTAKDRATGREQSIKITGTSTLSKEEVERMVREAERYAEEDRRKREQAELRNRADSIAYQTERMLREVGDKVSAEERQRVEAALRELREAFGTDDLERIRRASDAVQQASYKLAEEMYRKTAAQPAGATAGRPEGEKPGEDVIDAEYRRTDG from the coding sequence GTGGCACGCGTCGTCGGCATCGATCTGGGCACGACCAACTCCGTCATCGCCACGATGATCGGTGGCGAGCCCCAGGTGATCCCCAACGCCGAGGGAGGGCGCATCACGCCGTCGGTCGTCGCCTTCACGAAGACGGGGGAGCGCCTGGTGGGCCAGATGGCCAAGCGCCAGGCCATCCTGAACCCGGAGAACACCGTCTACTCCATCAAGCGCTTCATGGGGCGCCGCTACACCGAGGTGGAGACGGAGCGGCGCATGGTCCCCTACAAGGTGGAGGAAGGGCCCAACGGCATGGCCGTGGTGCGCATCCCGGCCGCGGGCAAGACCTTCACCCCCGAGGAGATCTCGGCGATGATCCTCCAGAAGCTGAAGACCGACGCCGAGGCCTACCTGGGGGAGAAGATCACCGAGGCGGTCATCACCGTGCCGGCCTACTTCAACGACGCCCAGCGCACGGCCACGAAGAACGCCGGGGAGATCGCCGGGCTCAAGGTCCTGCGCATCATCAACGAGCCCACGGCCTCGGCGCTGGCCTACGGGCTGGACAAGAAGGGCGCCGAGACGGTGCTGGTCTTCGACCTGGGCGGCGGCACCTTCGACGTGACGATCCTGGAGATCGGCGAGGGGGTCTTCGAGGTCAAGGCCACTTCCGGCGACACGCACCTGGGCGGGGACGACTGGGACGAGCGCATCGTCAACTGGCTCGCCGACGAGTTCCGGCGGGAGCACGGCATCGACCTGCGCAAGGACCGCCAGGCCCTCCAGCGGCTGCGCGAGGCGGCCGAGCGGGCCAAGGTCGAGCTCTCCACCGTGGTGCAGACCACCATCAACCTCCCCTTCATCACCGCCGACGCCACCGGCCCCAAGCACCTCGACTACGTGCTGACCCGGTCCAAGTTCGAGGAGCTGACGGCCGACCTGGTGGAGCGGTGCATCGGGCCGGTGAAGCAGGCGCTCAGCGACGCCAAGATGACGGAGAAGGACATCCACGAGGTCATCCTGGTCGGCGGCGCCACGCGCATGCCGATGATCCAGGAGCTGGTGCGCCGCCTCCTCGGCAAGGAGCCCAACAAGGGGGTCAACCCCGACGAGGTGGTGGCCGTGGGCGCGGCCATCCAGGCCGGGGTGCTGGCCGGGGAGGTGCGCGACGTGGTCCTGCTGGACGTCACCCCGCTCAGCCTGGGCGTGGAGACGCTGGGGGGCGTCATGACGGTGCTCATCCCGCGCAACACCACCATCCCCACGCGCAAGAGCGAGGTCTTCACCACGGCGCAGGACGGCCAGACCCAGGTCGAGGTGCACGTCCTCCAGGGCGAGCGCCCCATGGCGCGCGACAACCGGACGCTGGGGCGCTTCATCCTGGACGGCATCCCGCCGGCGCCGCGGGGCGTGCCGCAGATCGAGGTGACCTTCGACATCGACGCCAACGGCATCCTCAACGTGACGGCCAAGGACCGCGCCACCGGCCGGGAGCAGTCCATCAAGATCACCGGCACCTCCACCCTCTCCAAGGAGGAGGTGGAGCGGATGGTGCGGGAGGCCGAGCGCTACGCCGAGGAGGACCGCCGCAAGCGCGAGCAGGCCGAGCTGCGCAACCGCGCCGACAGCATCGCCTACCAGACCGAGCGCATGCTCCGCGAGGTGGGGGACAAGGTCTCCGCCGAGGAGCGGCAGCGGGTGGAGGCGGCGCTGCGGGAACTGCGCGAGGCCTTCGGCACCGACGACCTGGAGCGCATCCGCCGCGCCAGCGACGCCGTCCAGCAGGCCAGCTACAAGCTGGCGGAGGAGATGTACCGGAAGACCGCGGCCCAGCCGGCCGGGGCGACGGCGGGGCGCCCCGAAGGGGAGAAGCCGGGCGAGGACGTCATCGACGCCGAGTACCGTCGCACGGACGGATGA
- a CDS encoding GntR family transcriptional regulator: MGWTPRPVSAQPLSLVPKYHQVRADIERQIAAGTLAPGTLLPPERDLMRAYGVSRITLREALRPLLLQGTLVSVRGRGIMVAQPTIRQAGDVLVSFTDVLRSQGLEPGIGQVEITVEPAPPEVAAGLRLPPATPVARVARVRTAGGRPVNYSVSHLPASAVPGLEVARLAAVGSLYHLLRQDYGLEVARAEDEMWARGATRREAALLGIRARAPVLILRRLALLRNGEPIEHGISVIRSDIYRYGVRLAAPPVGGG; the protein is encoded by the coding sequence GTGGGCTGGACGCCCCGGCCCGTCTCCGCCCAGCCCCTCAGCCTCGTCCCCAAGTACCACCAGGTGCGCGCGGACATCGAGCGGCAGATCGCCGCGGGGACCCTGGCCCCGGGGACGTTGCTGCCCCCCGAGCGGGACCTGATGCGGGCGTACGGGGTGAGCCGGATCACGTTGCGGGAGGCGCTGCGCCCGCTCCTGCTCCAGGGGACGCTCGTCTCGGTGCGGGGACGCGGCATCATGGTGGCCCAGCCCACCATCCGCCAGGCCGGGGACGTGCTGGTCTCCTTTACCGACGTGCTGCGCTCCCAGGGGCTGGAACCCGGCATCGGGCAGGTGGAGATCACGGTGGAGCCGGCGCCTCCCGAGGTGGCCGCCGGGCTGCGCCTGCCGCCGGCGACCCCCGTCGCCCGGGTGGCCAGGGTGCGCACCGCAGGGGGTCGGCCGGTCAACTACAGCGTCTCGCACCTACCGGCCTCGGCGGTCCCTGGGCTCGAGGTCGCCCGGCTGGCAGCGGTGGGATCGCTCTACCACCTCCTCCGCCAGGACTACGGCCTGGAGGTCGCCCGGGCCGAGGACGAGATGTGGGCCCGGGGGGCCACGCGGCGGGAGGCGGCCTTGCTGGGCATCCGCGCCCGCGCTCCCGTCCTCATCCTGCGGCGCCTGGCCCTGCTCAGGAACGGCGAGCCCATCGAGCACGGGATCTCGGTGATCCGCTCCGACATCTACCGGTACGGGGTCCGGCTGGCGGCGCCGCCGGTCGGCGGAGGCTAG
- a CDS encoding Hsp20/alpha crystallin family protein, protein MSIRRWDPFDELASLRESMERVFDEFFTSRRTERRGVPAVWEPAAELFETDSEVVFRAEMPGIDPKSVDVTVSEDALTVRGEARAEEEQKGRNYYRRELRYGSYQRTVALPTAVQADQARAAYRNGILEVRLPKAERARAKSIKVEVE, encoded by the coding sequence GTGAGCATCCGGCGGTGGGACCCGTTCGATGAGCTGGCCTCGCTCCGGGAGTCGATGGAGCGGGTCTTCGACGAGTTCTTCACCTCCCGGCGGACGGAGCGGCGCGGAGTCCCGGCGGTCTGGGAGCCGGCGGCCGAGCTGTTCGAGACCGACAGCGAGGTCGTCTTCCGCGCCGAGATGCCCGGCATCGATCCGAAGAGCGTCGACGTGACGGTCTCGGAGGACGCGCTGACGGTGCGGGGCGAGGCGCGCGCCGAGGAGGAGCAGAAGGGCCGCAACTACTACCGCCGCGAGCTGCGCTACGGTTCGTACCAGCGGACGGTGGCGCTGCCGACGGCGGTCCAGGCGGACCAGGCCCGGGCGGCCTACCGGAACGGCATCCTGGAGGTCCGCCTCCCCAAGGCGGAGCGGGCCCGGGCCAAGTCGATCAAGGTGGAGGTCGAGTAA